The following proteins come from a genomic window of Hymenobacter canadensis:
- the atpE gene encoding ATP synthase F0 subunit C, with product MLLSLLLQIANAAGLAVFGAAIGAGLVALGAGLGIGRIGGQAMEAIGRQPEASGKIQTAMLIVAALIEGLALFAVVVCLLISFKL from the coding sequence ATGCTTCTTTCTCTGTTGTTGCAGATTGCTAACGCCGCTGGTCTGGCTGTATTTGGTGCCGCTATCGGTGCTGGTCTGGTTGCTCTGGGTGCAGGCCTGGGTATTGGCCGCATCGGTGGTCAGGCTATGGAAGCCATCGGCCGTCAGCCGGAAGCTTCGGGCAAGATTCAGACTGCCATGCTGATCGTTGCTGCTCTGATTGAGGGTCTGGCCCTGTTCGCAGTAGTAGTCTGCCTGCTGATTTCGTTCAAACTCTAG
- a CDS encoding tetratricopeptide repeat protein, with protein MLTSSPVFRLFSGSVAALVVVAGAGGCASERRGVVGHAYDNVVARDNGYFLAREKMRETEAKLYTARLNDYNRVLPLFPTMDEAAAKAITADMDEVVKKASLPIQYRSASDWTDDAYILIGKSRFYKMEYEDAAKTFKYVNSISKDADAKHEALIWLMRTFVATKELENAKAVSDLLDKEEGREANAKELFLTRADYYLKIGEPAKAIENLEKAIPLVEPKNERSRTRYILAQLYQEQGDDKKAYAELNQILKKNPPYELDFFAKLMLGQVSDLNNNDKARLDKYFAKLLKDSKNKEYRDKIYYEMARLDYRQKRYPEALGLLQKSARAATSNQAQKSYTYLLAGRIYYENLQKYRLAAAYYDSTVQNLPKEAIGYAATAERAAILKDFATQYTIIETQDSLQALARLDTTALRTRLVAYADAELTARRKAAEAAAARQELASRRQTATGPSSSRDLQTGLDPADFIEGSTGAKWYFDNPTALSTARADFIRKWGDRPLQDNWRFVSVASSSPVAARNGGAPVNTVGAGSTNVTAGATTALGRAAITDDPEAQQRALVAQYRQNIPLTSEQLKTSNNQVEEALFALGGIYNQQLREPAPAAQTYEKLIERYAASKHLPETYYSLYLIYKEQNELAKAEVYAQRLRQDFPTSAYARLAADPEYLRRTSLVNGQVAVKVDSAFALYKEQEFKKSSSVLARTSKQFPESDLNDRIAYLRALIALRTQPPLVARATLEKFTTDYASSPLATEARTLLGSYKKYEAGEIVGALASTQKPDISMFRPGEVNNRMRILYGENETPAPRPATVPVPAAKQPASAVPTPKTTPAAGSTPAIPAPATTTPATPTPVPTDSAAATKPAAPAMDPAKAARMAAAQARARGKKVPKAVPATTTAPAAAPSPTPATPTTNAPASPTPASTAPATSAVPAPATPAPAAPTPAAPVSPYSANAAAGHAVVLVFPKGAAALKDLQAQLSTYNGRFYRANNLQVQQQPLGDSLELVVVQDLVGAKVAQSYGLKLRGPQSPLSKLRGAGYQTLIIGIDNLPLLLQRRDVEEYQRFYQQTYR; from the coding sequence GTGTTGACTTCTTCTCCGGTTTTTCGTCTGTTTTCCGGCTCTGTGGCCGCTTTGGTGGTAGTAGCAGGCGCGGGGGGCTGCGCTTCTGAGCGGCGCGGCGTAGTAGGCCACGCCTACGACAACGTGGTGGCGCGCGACAATGGCTACTTCCTGGCCCGCGAGAAAATGCGCGAAACCGAGGCCAAGCTGTATACGGCCCGCCTGAACGACTACAACCGCGTGCTGCCGCTGTTCCCGACCATGGACGAGGCCGCCGCCAAGGCCATTACGGCCGATATGGACGAGGTAGTGAAGAAGGCCTCGCTGCCGATTCAGTACCGCTCGGCTTCCGACTGGACCGACGACGCCTACATCCTCATCGGCAAGAGCCGCTTCTATAAGATGGAGTATGAGGATGCAGCCAAGACGTTTAAATACGTCAACAGCATCAGCAAAGACGCCGATGCCAAGCACGAGGCCCTGATCTGGCTGATGCGCACGTTTGTGGCCACCAAAGAGCTGGAAAACGCCAAAGCTGTGTCGGATCTGCTGGACAAGGAGGAAGGCCGTGAGGCCAACGCCAAGGAGCTGTTTCTGACCCGCGCCGACTACTATCTGAAGATCGGGGAGCCGGCGAAGGCCATCGAGAACCTGGAAAAGGCCATCCCACTGGTAGAGCCGAAGAATGAACGGTCGCGCACGCGCTACATCCTGGCGCAGCTCTACCAAGAGCAGGGCGACGACAAGAAGGCCTACGCCGAGCTCAACCAGATTCTGAAGAAGAACCCACCCTACGAGCTGGATTTCTTTGCTAAGCTGATGCTGGGGCAGGTTTCGGACCTCAACAACAATGACAAGGCCCGGCTGGACAAGTATTTCGCCAAGCTGCTCAAGGACTCCAAAAACAAGGAGTACCGCGACAAAATCTACTATGAGATGGCGCGGCTCGACTACCGGCAGAAGCGCTACCCCGAGGCGCTGGGGCTGCTGCAGAAGTCGGCGCGGGCTGCCACCAGCAACCAGGCCCAGAAGTCGTACACCTACCTGCTGGCCGGCCGCATCTACTACGAGAATCTGCAGAAGTATCGCTTGGCCGCCGCCTACTACGACAGCACCGTGCAGAATCTGCCCAAAGAGGCTATCGGCTACGCAGCCACGGCCGAGCGGGCGGCCATCCTGAAGGATTTTGCCACCCAGTACACCATCATTGAAACCCAGGACAGCTTGCAGGCCCTGGCCCGGCTGGATACCACGGCCCTGCGCACCCGCCTCGTGGCCTACGCCGATGCCGAGCTGACCGCCCGCCGCAAGGCGGCCGAAGCCGCCGCGGCCCGGCAGGAGTTGGCCAGCCGGCGCCAGACGGCCACCGGCCCCAGCTCCTCCCGCGACCTGCAGACCGGCCTCGACCCGGCCGACTTTATAGAAGGCAGCACCGGGGCCAAATGGTATTTCGACAACCCCACAGCCCTGAGCACGGCCCGCGCCGACTTTATCCGGAAGTGGGGCGACCGGCCGCTGCAGGACAACTGGCGCTTCGTGAGCGTGGCCAGCTCGTCGCCGGTGGCGGCGCGCAACGGCGGCGCGCCCGTAAACACGGTAGGCGCCGGCAGCACCAACGTTACGGCCGGCGCCACGACAGCGCTGGGCAGAGCCGCCATAACCGACGACCCCGAAGCGCAGCAACGGGCGCTGGTGGCGCAGTATCGGCAGAATATTCCGCTCACGAGTGAGCAATTGAAGACGTCCAACAACCAGGTGGAAGAAGCGCTGTTTGCGCTGGGCGGCATCTACAACCAGCAGCTGCGCGAGCCGGCGCCGGCCGCACAGACCTACGAGAAGCTGATAGAGCGCTACGCGGCCAGCAAGCACCTGCCCGAGACGTACTACAGCCTGTACCTGATTTATAAGGAGCAGAATGAGCTGGCCAAGGCCGAAGTATATGCGCAACGGCTGCGCCAGGACTTCCCGACCTCAGCCTACGCGCGGCTGGCGGCTGACCCAGAATACCTGCGTCGCACCTCCCTCGTGAACGGGCAGGTGGCGGTGAAGGTGGATTCGGCATTTGCGTTGTATAAGGAGCAGGAATTCAAAAAGTCGTCGTCGGTGCTGGCGCGCACCAGCAAGCAGTTCCCGGAGTCGGACCTCAACGACCGGATAGCCTACCTGCGCGCCCTGATTGCGCTGCGCACCCAGCCGCCGCTGGTGGCCCGGGCCACGCTGGAGAAGTTCACCACCGACTACGCGTCGTCGCCGCTGGCTACCGAGGCGCGCACGCTGCTGGGCTCCTACAAGAAGTATGAGGCGGGGGAGATTGTCGGCGCACTAGCCTCCACGCAGAAACCTGACATTTCTATGTTCCGGCCCGGCGAGGTAAACAACCGCATGCGCATTCTGTACGGCGAAAACGAAACGCCGGCCCCGCGCCCGGCTACCGTGCCCGTGCCGGCCGCCAAGCAGCCTGCATCGGCAGTACCAACGCCCAAGACAACGCCAGCAGCTGGCTCTACCCCCGCAATACCAGCGCCTGCCACCACCACGCCCGCTACGCCAACTCCGGTTCCGACGGATTCGGCGGCGGCCACCAAGCCGGCAGCACCGGCCATGGACCCGGCCAAGGCGGCGCGCATGGCCGCGGCGCAGGCGCGGGCCCGCGGCAAGAAAGTCCCGAAGGCCGTCCCAGCTACTACCACAGCGCCGGCTGCGGCCCCCTCTCCTACTCCAGCGACGCCCACTACCAACGCTCCGGCTTCCCCGACGCCTGCTTCTACCGCTCCGGCAACTTCAGCTGTGCCTGCTCCTGCCACTCCGGCTCCAGCAGCGCCAACTCCGGCGGCGCCAGTTTCGCCGTACTCGGCCAATGCCGCCGCCGGCCATGCGGTGGTGCTGGTGTTCCCGAAGGGAGCCGCCGCGCTGAAAGACCTGCAAGCCCAGCTCAGCACCTACAACGGCCGCTTCTACCGCGCCAACAACCTGCAGGTGCAGCAGCAGCCCCTCGGCGATTCGCTGGAGCTGGTGGTGGTGCAGGACCTGGTGGGCGCCAAAGTGGCGCAGAGCTACGGCCTGAAGCTGCGCGGACCCCAGTCGCCGCTCAGTAAGCTGCGTGGCGCGGGTTACCAAACCCTCATCATTGGTATTGATAACCTGCCGCTGCTGCTTCAGCGCCGCGACGTAGAAGAATATCAGCGCTTCTACCAGCAGACGTACCGTTAA
- the atpB gene encoding F0F1 ATP synthase subunit A: MKRLLIALFCFLSVAAHANGPAATTAEATDKEAFSPGEMILHHIGDSHEWHFATIGDEAQGKHLTIPLPVIAYRAGQGLSVFSSAQLAEGKVYNGLKLEHEHLESEDGSKVYDFSITKNVASLMLSAVLLLLVFTAVARGYAKRGTGAPKGIQSFFEPIIVFIRDEVAKKSIGPKYERYMPYLLTVFFFIWFNNLMGLMPGGANLTGNIAVTLTLAVLTLLITLFSSNKNYWHHIFATPGVPKALLPIMIPVELIGIVVKPFSLMVRLFANITAGHIVILSFISLIFIFGSVSVAPVTLAFGLFINMLELLVAILQAYIFTLLTAMYIGGAVEEHHDADYQMGGGDGADTAHTH, translated from the coding sequence ATGAAGCGCTTACTTATAGCTCTCTTCTGCTTCCTCTCAGTTGCTGCCCACGCCAACGGGCCTGCGGCAACAACCGCGGAGGCCACCGATAAGGAGGCGTTTAGTCCCGGCGAGATGATTCTGCACCACATCGGCGATTCGCACGAGTGGCATTTCGCTACTATCGGCGACGAAGCCCAGGGCAAGCACCTCACCATTCCGCTGCCCGTTATTGCCTACCGCGCGGGCCAGGGCCTGAGCGTATTCTCGTCGGCGCAGCTGGCAGAAGGCAAAGTATACAACGGCCTGAAGCTGGAGCACGAGCATCTCGAATCCGAAGACGGCAGCAAGGTATACGATTTCTCCATCACCAAAAACGTGGCCTCGCTGATGCTGAGCGCCGTGCTGCTGCTACTGGTGTTCACGGCCGTAGCCCGCGGCTACGCCAAGCGCGGCACCGGCGCCCCCAAGGGCATTCAATCGTTCTTCGAGCCAATTATCGTCTTCATTCGCGACGAAGTAGCCAAGAAATCCATCGGCCCGAAGTATGAGCGCTACATGCCGTACCTGCTCACCGTGTTCTTCTTCATCTGGTTCAACAACCTGATGGGCCTGATGCCCGGCGGTGCCAACCTCACCGGCAACATCGCCGTTACGCTCACGCTGGCCGTTCTGACGCTGCTCATCACCCTGTTCAGCTCCAACAAAAACTACTGGCACCACATCTTCGCTACGCCCGGCGTACCGAAAGCCCTGCTGCCCATCATGATTCCGGTGGAGCTGATTGGTATTGTGGTAAAGCCGTTCTCGTTGATGGTACGTCTGTTCGCCAACATCACGGCCGGCCACATCGTTATTCTGAGCTTCATTTCGCTGATCTTCATCTTTGGCAGCGTGAGTGTAGCCCCCGTAACGCTGGCCTTCGGCTTGTTCATCAACATGCTGGAGCTGCTGGTAGCCATTCTGCAGGCCTACATCTTCACGCTGCTGACGGCCATGTACATTGGCGGCGCAGTGGAAGAGCACCACGATGCCGACTACCAAATGGGCGGCGGCGACGGTGCCGACACGGCCCACACCCACTAA
- the atpA gene encoding F0F1 ATP synthase subunit alpha produces the protein MAEVRPDEVSAILREQLSNFKTEAELEEVGTVLQVGDGVARIYGLGKAQSGELLEFENGLQALVLNLEEDNVGAVMLGDYSEIREGATVRRTNKIASIQVGEGIVGRVVNTLGLPIDGRGPIQGETYDMPLERKAPGVIFRQPVTEPMQTGIKAIDAMIPIGRGQRELIIGDRQTGKSTVAIDTILNQREFYERGEPVFCIYVAVGQKASTVAQVVNALTKGGAMDYTVVVSASASDPAPMQFFAPFTGAAIGEFFRDTGRPALVVYDDLSKQAVAYREVSLLLRRPPGREAYPGDVFYLHSRLLERAAKINASDTIARDMNDLPDSIKHLVKGGGSLTALPLIETQAGDVSAYIPTNVISITDGQIFLETNLFNAGIRPAINVGISVSRVGGNAQIKSMKKVAGTLKLDQAQFRELEAFAKFGSDLDASTKLTIERGRRNLEILKQPQFSPQRVEDQVAVIYAATNGLLDLVPVNKVREFEKEFVQVLNTRHPEVLQGLKAGKLDDTITGAIRQVAKDLSAVYASK, from the coding sequence ATGGCAGAAGTACGTCCGGATGAAGTATCCGCCATTCTGCGGGAGCAGTTGTCCAACTTCAAAACCGAAGCCGAACTCGAAGAGGTTGGTACGGTATTGCAGGTTGGCGACGGTGTAGCCCGCATCTACGGCCTGGGCAAAGCCCAGTCGGGGGAATTGCTCGAATTTGAAAACGGCCTGCAGGCCCTGGTTCTTAACCTCGAAGAAGACAACGTAGGTGCCGTAATGCTCGGCGACTACAGCGAAATCCGCGAGGGAGCCACGGTGCGCCGTACCAATAAAATTGCCTCTATCCAGGTAGGTGAGGGCATCGTGGGCCGCGTGGTAAACACGCTGGGCCTACCCATCGACGGTCGTGGCCCCATCCAGGGCGAGACCTACGATATGCCCCTGGAGCGTAAGGCCCCCGGTGTAATCTTCCGTCAGCCCGTAACGGAGCCGATGCAGACCGGTATCAAGGCTATCGACGCCATGATTCCGATTGGCCGGGGCCAGCGCGAGCTGATCATTGGCGACCGTCAGACGGGTAAGTCTACGGTAGCTATCGACACCATCCTCAACCAGCGCGAATTCTATGAGCGCGGCGAGCCGGTTTTCTGCATCTACGTAGCCGTAGGCCAGAAAGCCTCCACCGTGGCCCAGGTAGTAAACGCCCTGACCAAGGGTGGCGCTATGGACTACACCGTTGTGGTTTCGGCTTCGGCCTCTGACCCGGCGCCGATGCAGTTCTTTGCTCCCTTCACGGGTGCCGCCATCGGCGAGTTCTTCCGCGACACGGGCCGTCCGGCTCTGGTAGTGTATGATGACTTGTCGAAGCAGGCTGTAGCGTACCGCGAGGTGTCGCTGCTGCTGCGTCGTCCTCCCGGACGTGAGGCGTATCCCGGCGACGTGTTCTACCTGCACAGCCGCCTGCTGGAGCGTGCCGCGAAGATCAACGCTTCCGACACCATCGCCCGCGACATGAACGACCTGCCGGACAGCATCAAGCACCTGGTGAAAGGTGGTGGTTCGCTGACCGCTCTGCCGCTCATCGAAACCCAGGCTGGTGACGTTTCGGCGTACATCCCGACCAACGTAATTTCGATTACGGACGGCCAGATCTTCCTCGAAACCAACCTGTTCAACGCCGGTATCCGCCCTGCTATCAACGTAGGTATCTCGGTATCGCGGGTGGGTGGTAACGCCCAGATCAAGTCGATGAAGAAGGTGGCTGGTACGCTGAAGCTCGACCAGGCCCAGTTCCGTGAGCTGGAAGCCTTCGCCAAGTTCGGCTCCGACCTCGATGCCTCGACCAAGCTCACCATTGAGCGCGGCCGTCGTAACCTCGAAATCCTGAAGCAGCCCCAGTTCTCGCCGCAGCGCGTGGAAGATCAGGTGGCCGTTATCTACGCTGCTACCAACGGTCTGCTTGACCTGGTGCCCGTAAACAAGGTGCGCGAGTTCGAGAAGGAGTTCGTGCAGGTGCTCAACACCCGCCACCCCGAGGTGCTGCAGGGTCTGAAAGCGGGTAAGCTCGACGACACCATCACCGGCGCCATCCGTCAGGTTGCCAAAGACCTGTCGGCGGTATACGCTTCGAAGTAA
- a CDS encoding penicillin-binding protein 1A: MAYPATKTKTTSRKPQHPGRFTGLARTMWLLFGAGVVGMLLFVFAVSINFLNLFGQMPNLKTLESPRSELASEVYSADGVLMGKYFRENRTPVSYEELAQTTIDALIATEDARFEEHSGIDPKALARVASGVVRGGKNGGGSTLSQQLAKMLFRTREDLNNGRLNEAPLLGMVITKTKEWILAVRLERNYTKREILRMYLNTADFGSNAFGINVAAKTFFNKKPRVLTLEESALLVGLVNGPSWFNPVRNPERSKKRRDWVLSQMSKYQYIDEPTYAATILKPIKLDYKVENQNEGIAPYFRTELSKTLRDWAKETDHDLYSDGLKIYTTIDSRMQKYAESAVAEHMKLQQKWFDAHWKGQQPWRDENGRLIANFLSTSIKRTARYQSLNARFEGNKDSIKYHLNKKYKMKVFTWKGGEKEVNMSPMDSLAYYKRLLHAGFMAMNPLNGQVKAWVGGINYKYIKYDHVKQGKRQPGSTFKPFVYVAAIDQGYSPCYQRPDVATTFPAERGRPAYTPRNFEGSFSGRTFTLRQALARSMNSITAWLVQKLGPDVVASYAKRMGITSPIDAVPAIGFGSSDVSIYELTGAYSTFVNRGVWTAPMMVTRIEDKNGNVLREFVPQVREVLKEETAYLMTYMLRGATEEQGGTSIILKGGFKFPYEMGAKTGTTNNYSDGWFMGLTPDLVCGMWVGGEDRSIHFRTGAYGQGSRLALPLYGTFMKKVYADKSIGINTGPFPKPSKPLDVEIDCSRYYNGATQRDTIPYDQKLNQVELEDLSEEDI, encoded by the coding sequence ATGGCTTACCCCGCCACCAAGACCAAAACTACCTCCCGCAAACCTCAACACCCGGGCCGGTTTACGGGTCTGGCCCGCACCATGTGGCTGCTGTTTGGCGCCGGCGTGGTGGGCATGCTGCTGTTCGTTTTTGCCGTCAGCATCAACTTCCTGAACCTGTTCGGGCAGATGCCGAACCTGAAGACGCTGGAGAGCCCGCGCAGTGAGCTGGCCTCGGAAGTGTATTCGGCCGACGGTGTGCTGATGGGCAAGTATTTCCGCGAGAACCGTACGCCCGTCAGCTACGAAGAGCTGGCCCAGACCACGATTGATGCCCTGATTGCCACCGAGGATGCTCGCTTCGAGGAGCATTCCGGCATCGACCCCAAGGCCCTGGCGCGCGTAGCATCAGGAGTGGTGCGGGGCGGCAAGAACGGCGGCGGCTCCACGCTCAGCCAGCAGCTGGCCAAGATGCTGTTCCGCACCCGCGAAGACCTCAACAACGGCCGCCTCAACGAAGCCCCACTGCTGGGCATGGTCATCACCAAAACCAAGGAATGGATTCTGGCCGTGCGCCTGGAGCGCAACTACACCAAGCGCGAAATTCTGCGCATGTACCTTAACACCGCCGATTTTGGCTCCAATGCCTTCGGCATCAACGTGGCGGCCAAAACCTTCTTCAACAAGAAGCCGCGGGTGCTCACGCTCGAGGAGTCGGCGTTGCTGGTGGGCCTCGTGAACGGGCCGTCGTGGTTCAATCCGGTGCGCAACCCGGAGCGCTCCAAGAAGCGCCGCGACTGGGTGTTGAGCCAGATGAGCAAGTATCAGTACATCGACGAGCCGACCTATGCCGCGACCATTCTGAAGCCCATCAAGTTGGACTACAAGGTGGAAAACCAGAACGAGGGTATTGCGCCCTACTTCCGCACCGAGCTCAGCAAAACCCTGCGCGACTGGGCCAAGGAAACCGACCACGACCTATATTCCGACGGCCTGAAAATCTACACCACGATTGACTCGCGGATGCAGAAATATGCCGAGTCGGCCGTGGCCGAGCACATGAAGCTGCAGCAGAAGTGGTTCGACGCGCATTGGAAAGGCCAGCAGCCCTGGCGCGACGAAAACGGCCGCCTCATTGCGAACTTCCTGAGTACGTCCATCAAGCGCACCGCCCGCTACCAGTCGCTCAACGCCCGCTTTGAGGGTAACAAGGACTCCATCAAGTACCATCTCAACAAGAAGTACAAGATGAAGGTGTTTACCTGGAAGGGCGGCGAAAAAGAGGTGAATATGTCGCCGATGGATTCGCTGGCCTACTACAAGCGCCTGCTGCACGCCGGCTTCATGGCCATGAACCCGCTCAACGGCCAAGTGAAGGCCTGGGTGGGCGGCATCAACTACAAATACATCAAGTACGACCACGTGAAGCAGGGCAAGCGCCAGCCGGGCTCCACGTTCAAGCCGTTCGTGTACGTGGCCGCCATCGACCAGGGCTACTCGCCCTGCTACCAGCGCCCCGACGTGGCCACCACCTTCCCCGCCGAGCGCGGCCGGCCGGCCTACACGCCCCGCAACTTCGAGGGTTCCTTCTCGGGACGCACCTTCACGCTGCGGCAGGCGCTGGCCCGCTCCATGAACTCCATCACGGCGTGGCTAGTGCAGAAGCTGGGCCCCGACGTGGTGGCTAGCTACGCCAAGCGCATGGGCATCACCTCCCCCATCGACGCCGTGCCGGCCATCGGCTTCGGCTCCTCCGACGTGAGCATCTACGAGCTGACCGGCGCCTACAGCACCTTCGTCAACAGAGGCGTCTGGACCGCACCGATGATGGTGACGCGCATCGAGGACAAAAACGGCAACGTGCTGCGCGAATTTGTGCCGCAAGTCCGGGAAGTGCTCAAAGAGGAAACCGCCTATCTGATGACCTACATGCTGCGCGGTGCCACCGAAGAGCAGGGCGGCACCAGCATTATTCTGAAAGGCGGCTTTAAGTTTCCGTATGAGATGGGCGCCAAAACCGGCACCACCAACAACTACTCCGACGGCTGGTTTATGGGCCTCACGCCCGACCTGGTGTGCGGCATGTGGGTGGGCGGCGAAGACCGCAGCATCCACTTCCGCACCGGGGCCTATGGGCAGGGGTCGCGCTTGGCGCTGCCGCTCTACGGCACCTTCATGAAGAAAGTGTATGCCGACAAAAGCATTGGCATCAACACCGGCCCGTTCCCCAAGCCCAGCAAGCCGCTGGACGTCGAAATCGACTGCTCGCGCTACTACAACGGCGCCACCCAGCGCGACACCATCCCCTACGACCAGAAGCTCAACCAGGT
- a CDS encoding F0F1 ATP synthase subunit B produces MQIVTPELGLIFWQLVIFGIVLLLLRAFAWKPILSSLKERESSIDDALRMADQAKLEMQQLKAGNEKLLADARMERDRILKEATEVSNQLIETAKTKATEEGGRMIVQAREAIQNEKNAALAEVKNTAAKLSIDIAERILRRELADQPAQQQLVDSYLKEVNLN; encoded by the coding sequence ATGCAAATTGTAACGCCCGAATTAGGCCTTATCTTTTGGCAGCTGGTGATTTTCGGCATCGTGCTGCTCTTGCTGCGCGCGTTTGCCTGGAAGCCCATCCTGAGCTCGTTGAAAGAGCGGGAAAGCTCCATTGATGATGCCCTGCGCATGGCCGACCAGGCCAAGCTCGAAATGCAGCAGCTCAAAGCCGGCAACGAAAAACTGCTCGCCGACGCCCGCATGGAGCGCGACCGTATTCTGAAGGAAGCTACTGAGGTGTCTAACCAGCTCATCGAGACGGCCAAGACCAAGGCAACGGAAGAAGGCGGCCGCATGATTGTGCAGGCCCGCGAAGCCATTCAGAACGAGAAGAACGCAGCTTTGGCTGAGGTGAAAAACACCGCCGCCAAGCTGTCGATTGATATTGCCGAGCGTATCCTGCGCCGCGAGCTGGCCGACCAGCCGGCTCAGCAGCAGCTCGTCGATTCGTACCTGAAGGAAGTAAACCTGAATTAG
- a CDS encoding AtpZ/AtpI family protein, whose amino-acid sequence MPDTPTPPMPPGGNFARFMGVGFQMLATIGLCTWLGVWLDGRYGSEPWGTVGLTLFGVFVAMYLVIREVSEK is encoded by the coding sequence ATGCCCGATACTCCCACTCCTCCCATGCCCCCCGGGGGCAATTTTGCCCGTTTTATGGGCGTCGGCTTTCAGATGCTGGCCACCATCGGCCTGTGTACCTGGCTGGGCGTCTGGCTGGATGGGCGCTACGGCAGTGAGCCGTGGGGTACGGTGGGGCTCACCCTGTTCGGTGTGTTTGTCGCCATGTACCTGGTCATCCGGGAGGTATCGGAGAAGTAG
- the atpH gene encoding ATP synthase F1 subunit delta yields MSELRVASRYAKSLLDLAEEQGTLEQVKDDMDLFNKTLTENRDLRLLLRNPIVKHDKKLAILRAVFGGKVSNLTEKFFTIVTQKNRESALEYIGAEFLTQYNSLRGVQLAEVTTAMPLTPALRMELESLVRQQTGLQQVTLTEKVDASLIGGFVLRVGDRLLDDSVSFRLRKLRTEFSKNPYQSQL; encoded by the coding sequence ATGTCTGAACTACGAGTTGCCTCCCGCTATGCCAAGTCGTTGCTCGATTTGGCCGAGGAGCAGGGTACGCTGGAGCAGGTGAAGGACGACATGGACTTGTTCAACAAAACGTTGACCGAGAACCGCGACCTGCGTCTGCTGTTGCGCAACCCCATCGTCAAGCACGACAAGAAGCTGGCCATCCTGCGCGCCGTGTTCGGGGGCAAGGTGTCGAACCTCACCGAGAAGTTCTTCACCATCGTCACCCAGAAAAACCGCGAAAGCGCGCTGGAATATATTGGTGCCGAGTTTCTGACCCAATACAACAGCCTGCGCGGCGTGCAGCTGGCGGAAGTCACGACGGCTATGCCGCTGACGCCGGCCCTGCGCATGGAGCTGGAGTCGCTGGTTCGCCAGCAGACCGGCCTCCAGCAGGTGACCCTCACCGAGAAGGTGGATGCTTCGCTGATTGGCGGCTTCGTGCTGCGCGTTGGCGACCGGCTCCTCGACGACTCCGTGAGCTTCCGGCTGCGCAAGCTGCGCACCGAATTCTCGAAGAACCCCTACCAATCTCAACTATAA
- the atpG gene encoding ATP synthase F1 subunit gamma, with the protein MASLKEVRNRIVSVSSTQQITKAMKMVAAAKLRRAQDNILRMRPYAQRLNSILTNLTAQVGDDVVSEYAEQREVSRVLVIAITSDRGLAGAFNSNVFKNVNALVQERYAAQAAAGNVAYMAIGKKAHDYFNRRGPLVGNYTHVFGKLSFDTVREAAEQAMDGFRAGQYDEVVMVYNEFKNVATQVVRVEQLLPLLPAEPNPAAVQTSNVDYIFEPSKEEIVQTLIPQSLKVQLYKAVLESNASEHGARMTAMEKATENAGELLKALKLTYNRTRQAAITTEILEIVGGAEALAASR; encoded by the coding sequence ATGGCTAGCTTAAAAGAAGTCCGCAACCGCATCGTATCGGTGAGCAGTACGCAGCAGATCACCAAAGCCATGAAGATGGTGGCGGCGGCCAAGCTGCGTCGGGCGCAGGACAACATCCTGCGCATGCGCCCCTACGCGCAGCGGCTCAACAGCATCCTGACGAATCTGACGGCCCAGGTCGGCGACGACGTGGTGAGCGAATACGCCGAGCAGCGCGAGGTGAGCCGGGTACTGGTGATTGCCATTACCTCGGACCGCGGCCTGGCCGGTGCCTTCAACAGCAACGTGTTCAAAAACGTGAATGCCCTAGTGCAGGAGCGTTACGCGGCGCAGGCGGCAGCCGGCAACGTAGCCTACATGGCCATCGGCAAGAAGGCCCACGACTACTTCAACCGCCGCGGCCCGCTGGTCGGCAACTACACGCACGTCTTCGGCAAGCTGTCGTTTGACACGGTGCGTGAAGCAGCCGAGCAGGCCATGGACGGCTTCCGGGCCGGCCAGTACGACGAGGTAGTGATGGTGTACAACGAGTTCAAGAACGTGGCCACGCAGGTGGTGCGCGTGGAGCAGCTGTTGCCGCTGCTGCCCGCCGAGCCGAACCCGGCCGCCGTGCAGACCTCGAACGTGGACTACATCTTCGAGCCCTCGAAAGAGGAAATCGTGCAAACCCTGATTCCGCAGTCGCTGAAGGTGCAGCTCTACAAGGCCGTACTGGAAAGCAACGCCTCGGAGCACGGTGCCCGCATGACGGCCATGGAGAAAGCCACCGAAAACGCCGGTGAGCTGCTCAAGGCGCTCAAGCTGACATACAACCGGACGCGTCAGGCGGCCATCACCACCGAGATTCTCGAAATCGTGGGTGGTGCGGAAGCCCTGGCTGCCAGCCGGTAA